Proteins encoded together in one Bacteroides ovatus window:
- a CDS encoding TonB-dependent receptor, which produces MLLLLSVGNVLTGGFQLSAQEQSKRFSVKVDNITLKEAIEVIKKQGNYSFLIRNNDIDLNRKVSVNINNGTINDVMGQLLAGTDVSYEVNGPRVIMFHAVTPQKEQEKAFVLKGRITDPTGEGVIGANVKVVDSTEGTITDMDGNFSLMVTPNARLSISYIGYATQEVVVKDQRPLNVTLKEDTRLIDEVVVVGYGVQKKANLTGAVSSVKMDDVLGDRPVVSVSDALKGAMPGLQITGNSGRPGEEMSFNIRGVNSLDKNGKPLVLVDNVEMDINMLDPNDIESVTVLKDAASSAIYGARAAFGVILITTKKGSDATKLSINYSNNFSFSRPANMPHKATPLQTVQAYKDMGTINYQSGQNVDTWLGLLKEYNANPSAYPDGYAMVDGLRYSLAETDLFDDMMETGFQQTHNISVGGGTKDISYRFSFGMVNENGVLASDKDTYKRYNVSSYLRSDVFSWITPELDIKYTNSNSSLPETSGGYGIWGAAVAFPSYFPTGTMNIDGEELPINTPRNLIDLAYPTTIQKNNLRIFGKVTISPLKNVKLIGEYTFNHLSNEKTKFEKKFYYAHGGNFVKEVSTANSKYEYSNGITDYNALNFYANYNNSWGKHDVTVMGGFNQESSDYRYAEMSRMNMINEDLPSISQSTGDYFAKDKFERYTVRGLFYRINYSFAGKYLLETNGRYDGSSKFPKNSRFGFFPSVSAGWRISEEAFMKPLNSVLSNLKLRGSWGNIGNQSITPYAYIPGMDAEQAYWTVSGIKVTTLKPAALVSNSFTWEKVTTIDVGFDLGLLDNRLNMVFDWYRRDTKGMLAPGSELPGVLGASAPLQNTADLRSKGWEISVDWNDQIGKVKYSIGFNLYDAKTKITKYNNETGLFGKDKNDNETFRVGMELGEIWGYVTDRLYTVDDFDADGKLKPGIAKVEGYNPNPGDILYKDLDGNDIINSGTSTTKDPGDRKIIGNNTRRYQYGIHGSASWNGFSLSFLLQGVGKRDLWVMNDLFYPHYDAWTTVYDSQLNYWTPENTNSYFPRIYEKAAGNTDANTRVQTRYLQDGSYLSIRNITLSYNFPSKWMSKIGVNNLAVFFSGENLYTFDHLPKGLDPERSVTDDLGQRGFTYPYMRQYSFGINLSF; this is translated from the coding sequence ATGCTTCTGCTTTTGTCTGTAGGAAACGTTTTGACTGGTGGTTTCCAGCTATCGGCACAGGAACAAAGTAAGCGATTCAGTGTGAAAGTAGATAATATTACTTTGAAAGAAGCCATTGAAGTAATAAAGAAGCAAGGCAATTACTCTTTCCTGATTCGTAATAATGACATTGATTTGAATAGGAAAGTCTCTGTGAATATAAATAACGGTACTATTAATGATGTGATGGGACAATTGCTGGCCGGTACGGACGTCAGTTATGAAGTGAACGGACCCCGGGTGATTATGTTCCATGCAGTGACGCCGCAGAAAGAACAGGAAAAAGCGTTTGTCTTAAAAGGTAGAATCACTGATCCTACAGGTGAAGGGGTGATTGGGGCAAATGTGAAAGTGGTCGATTCTACGGAAGGTACCATTACGGATATGGATGGCAATTTTTCTTTGATGGTTACTCCGAATGCCCGTTTATCCATATCGTATATCGGCTATGCCACACAGGAAGTGGTGGTGAAAGATCAACGTCCTCTCAATGTAACTTTGAAAGAAGATACTCGGTTAATAGACGAAGTAGTAGTTGTTGGTTACGGCGTACAAAAGAAAGCGAACCTGACAGGTGCGGTGAGCAGTGTGAAGATGGATGATGTTTTAGGTGACCGTCCGGTGGTGTCTGTGAGTGACGCTTTGAAAGGGGCAATGCCCGGCTTGCAGATTACAGGTAATTCAGGAAGACCCGGTGAAGAAATGAGTTTCAACATTCGTGGTGTCAACAGTTTGGATAAGAATGGGAAACCGCTGGTGCTGGTAGATAACGTGGAGATGGATATTAATATGCTCGATCCGAACGATATTGAATCGGTGACTGTTTTGAAGGATGCGGCATCTTCTGCTATTTACGGAGCACGGGCAGCTTTCGGTGTGATTTTGATTACTACAAAGAAAGGCTCGGATGCAACTAAACTCTCTATTAATTATTCAAATAACTTCTCTTTTAGCAGACCTGCCAATATGCCTCATAAGGCTACTCCGCTCCAAACGGTACAGGCTTATAAGGACATGGGGACAATCAATTATCAAAGTGGTCAGAACGTAGATACCTGGTTGGGACTTTTGAAGGAATATAATGCTAATCCGTCTGCATATCCGGATGGTTATGCAATGGTGGACGGGCTGCGTTATAGCTTGGCAGAAACTGATCTTTTCGATGATATGATGGAGACTGGTTTCCAGCAAACTCATAATATCTCGGTAGGTGGCGGTACGAAAGATATTTCTTATCGTTTCTCCTTCGGTATGGTGAATGAAAATGGGGTACTGGCTTCGGATAAAGATACGTACAAGCGTTACAACGTGTCTTCTTATCTCCGCTCGGATGTGTTTTCATGGATTACTCCGGAATTGGATATTAAATATACGAACTCGAACTCTTCATTGCCGGAAACTTCCGGAGGATATGGTATATGGGGAGCAGCAGTCGCATTCCCTTCTTATTTCCCTACTGGAACAATGAATATTGACGGCGAAGAATTACCGATCAATACTCCTCGTAACTTGATTGATCTGGCATATCCGACAACTATTCAAAAGAATAATCTTCGTATTTTCGGAAAGGTTACGATCAGTCCTTTGAAGAATGTGAAGTTGATTGGTGAGTATACATTCAATCATCTAAGTAACGAGAAAACGAAATTTGAGAAGAAGTTCTATTATGCACATGGAGGTAACTTTGTGAAAGAGGTTTCCACTGCCAATTCCAAGTATGAATATTCCAATGGTATTACGGATTATAATGCATTGAACTTCTATGCTAACTATAACAACTCATGGGGCAAACATGATGTAACGGTGATGGGAGGTTTCAATCAGGAGAGTAGTGATTATCGTTATGCTGAGATGTCGCGTATGAATATGATTAATGAAGATCTGCCGTCTATTTCGCAGTCGACAGGTGATTATTTTGCTAAAGACAAATTTGAACGTTATACGGTAAGAGGGTTATTCTATCGCATTAACTATTCGTTTGCCGGCAAGTATTTGCTTGAAACGAACGGACGTTATGACGGTTCTTCCAAATTCCCGAAGAATAGCCGTTTCGGTTTCTTCCCTTCGGTTTCCGCCGGATGGCGTATCAGCGAGGAAGCGTTTATGAAACCTTTGAACTCTGTTCTTTCGAACTTGAAATTGCGTGGTTCTTGGGGTAATATTGGAAATCAGAGCATCACTCCTTACGCATATATTCCCGGTATGGATGCGGAACAGGCTTATTGGACTGTTTCCGGTATTAAAGTTACTACTTTGAAACCAGCTGCTTTGGTTAGCAATAGCTTTACTTGGGAAAAAGTAACGACAATTGATGTCGGATTCGATCTTGGGCTATTGGATAACAGATTGAATATGGTGTTCGACTGGTATCGTAGAGATACTAAGGGTATGCTTGCTCCGGGCTCTGAACTTCCGGGTGTATTAGGTGCAAGTGCCCCTTTACAGAACACGGCTGACCTTCGTTCTAAAGGTTGGGAAATCTCGGTTGACTGGAACGATCAGATCGGAAAAGTGAAATATAGCATAGGCTTTAATCTTTACGATGCGAAAACAAAGATTACTAAATACAACAACGAAACAGGACTGTTTGGCAAGGACAAGAACGATAATGAAACATTTCGCGTAGGAATGGAACTGGGTGAAATTTGGGGGTATGTGACCGATCGTTTGTACACAGTGGATGATTTCGATGCAGATGGCAAACTGAAACCGGGTATTGCTAAAGTGGAAGGTTATAATCCGAATCCGGGAGATATATTATATAAGGACTTGGATGGTAATGATATTATCAACAGTGGTACCAGTACAACGAAAGATCCGGGAGACCGTAAAATCATTGGTAATAATACCCGGCGTTATCAGTATGGTATTCATGGTAGTGCAAGTTGGAACGGTTTTTCTCTGTCATTCTTGCTGCAAGGAGTTGGTAAACGAGATTTGTGGGTGATGAACGATCTGTTTTATCCGCATTATGATGCTTGGACTACCGTTTATGATTCACAGTTGAATTATTGGACTCCGGAAAATACGAATAGTTATTTCCCCCGTATTTATGAGAAAGCGGCCGGAAATACAGATGCCAATACACGTGTACAGACTCGTTATCTACAGGATGGATCGTACTTAAGTATTCGTAATATAACGCTTTCTTATAATTTCCCGTCTAAGTGGATGAGTAAGATTGGAGTTAATAATCTGGCTGTGTTCTTCAGTGGTGAGAATCTTTATACGTTCGACCACTTGCCGAAGGGACTTGATCCGGAACGTTCTGTCACGGATGATTTAGGACAACGTGGTTTTACCTATCCGTATATGAGACAGTATTCGTTCGGTATAAACCTTTCATTCTGA
- a CDS encoding FecR domain-containing protein encodes MNDSYHIEELEIRISNYLSGNCTEEEKEALFAYLASNEDAAKIFREMSAVWAVSSVPAFAKVEDANLSQIKEKIAAAEMKPVRSRKIVPVWLKVAAAIILLLGCNYFWYTYTENLTEVYTNADSPYEIKVPAGSRTNIVLPDGTEVSLNAGSVLRYCRGFGIRERDVTLDGEGYFKVAKNEKIPFFVNTNGVQVKVVGTVFNVRAYDDDNYVMVSLLEGRVNLATLSGSVMKLFPSEQAFYDKNTGRMEKMKSNASSACDWLDGGLTFEDAPFADIAHRLERKFQVKISLESERLKAERFSGCFNSNQSINDILGEINVEKQYTWKVSGDTIFITDKKKEVK; translated from the coding sequence ATGAATGACTCTTATCATATAGAAGAATTGGAAATCCGGATAAGCAACTATCTGTCCGGTAACTGCACCGAAGAAGAGAAAGAAGCTCTGTTCGCTTATCTGGCTTCCAATGAAGATGCAGCTAAAATTTTCCGGGAGATGTCCGCAGTATGGGCTGTTTCTTCTGTGCCTGCATTTGCCAAAGTAGAGGATGCTAATTTATCACAGATAAAAGAAAAAATAGCCGCTGCTGAGATGAAACCTGTCCGTTCGCGGAAGATAGTTCCTGTGTGGCTGAAGGTAGCTGCTGCAATTATTTTGTTGTTGGGCTGTAATTACTTCTGGTACACTTATACTGAAAATCTTACGGAAGTATATACGAATGCGGATTCTCCTTATGAAATTAAAGTGCCAGCTGGTTCGCGGACGAATATTGTGCTTCCAGATGGAACAGAGGTTTCATTGAATGCGGGTTCTGTGTTACGTTATTGCCGTGGGTTCGGTATTCGTGAACGTGATGTAACACTTGATGGCGAAGGATATTTCAAGGTGGCGAAAAATGAGAAGATTCCTTTCTTTGTAAATACGAATGGTGTACAGGTAAAGGTGGTAGGGACTGTTTTTAATGTACGCGCTTATGATGACGATAATTATGTAATGGTATCTTTGTTGGAAGGTCGTGTCAATTTAGCCACTTTGTCCGGTTCGGTAATGAAACTATTCCCTAGCGAACAGGCTTTTTACGATAAGAATACGGGCCGCATGGAGAAAATGAAATCAAATGCTAGTTCTGCCTGTGACTGGTTGGATGGTGGCCTGACATTTGAAGATGCTCCGTTTGCCGACATCGCACACCGTCTGGAGCGCAAATTCCAGGTGAAGATCAGTTTAGAGAGTGAACGTCTGAAAGCGGAACGCTTTTCCGGATGTTTCAATAGTAATCAAAGTATCAATGATATATTGGGAGAAATCAACGTTGAGAAGCAATATACATGGAAAGTTAGTGGAGACACTATCTTTATAACTGACAAGAAAAAGGAGGTAAAATAA
- a CDS encoding RNA polymerase sigma-70 factor, translating into MNLPEISENLIEQLNHGNTKAFDKIYHTYYLYLCAIAVYYVHDKRVAGEIVNDVFVAFWQNRHHITHPALPYLRRAIQNASISYLRSSYFNEKQMTEQMEEIWAFLENHILSSDNPLQALEHSEMNTIIMKKVEELPAKCRAIFKASLYEGKTYSEIAKEQNINVTTVRVQMKIALTKLRESLGTPYMIAILMFL; encoded by the coding sequence ATGAATCTACCAGAAATCTCTGAAAATCTAATTGAACAGTTAAATCACGGTAATACAAAAGCATTTGATAAAATCTATCATACCTACTACCTTTATTTGTGTGCGATAGCTGTTTATTATGTGCATGACAAGAGGGTGGCAGGGGAGATTGTGAATGATGTCTTTGTCGCTTTTTGGCAGAATCGCCACCATATCACTCACCCGGCTCTTCCGTACTTGCGGCGTGCTATTCAAAACGCAAGTATTAGTTATCTGCGTTCTTCCTACTTCAACGAAAAACAGATGACGGAACAGATGGAAGAAATCTGGGCTTTTCTCGAAAATCATATTCTTTCTTCCGATAATCCTTTGCAGGCATTGGAGCATAGCGAAATGAATACCATCATCATGAAGAAGGTGGAGGAATTGCCAGCCAAATGCCGTGCCATATTTAAAGCAAGTTTGTATGAGGGTAAGACATACAGTGAAATTGCCAAGGAGCAGAATATTAATGTGACCACTGTAAGAGTACAGATGAAAATAGCATTGACTAAGCTACGCGAATCACTGGGTACACCTTATATGATAGCTATTTTGATGTTTCTCTAA
- a CDS encoding AbgT family transporter, whose protein sequence is MKNKWRMPHPATMFLLLTMAVVFLSWICDIYGLKVTLPQTGEDIRVQSLLSPEGIRWWLRNAIKNFTGFAPLGMVIIAMFGLGVAQHSGFIDACIRMGVGNRQEKRKIVLWVIVLGLLSNAIGDGGYIILLPIAAMLFQWVGLHPIAGIVTAYVSVACGYSANIVLSTMDPLLAHTTQEAALAQTGYQGNTEPLCNYFFMSASTVAITAIVYWITQKWLLPTLGKYEGSMKVVAYHPLSRKERRAIMISIVVAAIYVALILWLTFSSYGILRGVNGGLMHSPFIAGILFLLSLGAGITGMAYGFSSGRYRTDNDVIEGLTQPMKLLGVYFVIAFFAAQMFACFEYSHLDKCLAIMGADLLSSFEPAPLSALVLFILFTALINLIMVSATSKWAFMSFIFIPMFAQMGIAPDIAQCAFRIGDSSTNAITPFLFYMPLVLTYMRQYDKQITYGSLLKYTWRYSLGILVVWTLLFIVWYLLKIPMGL, encoded by the coding sequence ATGAAGAATAAATGGCGTATGCCCCATCCCGCTACGATGTTCCTTCTGCTAACAATGGCAGTGGTCTTTCTTTCATGGATATGCGATATCTATGGGTTGAAAGTGACATTGCCACAAACAGGTGAGGACATCCGTGTACAAAGCCTGTTGAGTCCCGAAGGAATCCGTTGGTGGTTGCGGAACGCTATTAAGAATTTCACGGGCTTTGCTCCGTTAGGTATGGTGATAATTGCTATGTTTGGATTGGGAGTGGCACAACATTCCGGTTTTATTGATGCATGTATCCGCATGGGGGTGGGAAACCGACAGGAAAAGAGGAAGATCGTCTTGTGGGTGATTGTACTTGGCTTGTTGTCGAATGCCATTGGTGATGGTGGATATATCATTTTATTGCCTATTGCTGCTATGCTGTTTCAATGGGTGGGGCTTCATCCGATTGCAGGGATTGTTACGGCTTATGTTTCCGTTGCATGCGGGTATAGTGCTAATATTGTATTGAGTACGATGGACCCGTTGTTGGCGCATACCACGCAAGAGGCTGCACTGGCACAAACGGGTTATCAGGGGAATACAGAACCTCTTTGCAATTACTTTTTTATGAGTGCTTCAACGGTGGCCATTACGGCTATTGTGTATTGGATTACTCAAAAATGGCTTCTTCCTACGTTAGGTAAGTATGAAGGCAGTATGAAGGTGGTGGCTTACCATCCTCTGTCTCGTAAAGAGCGGCGTGCCATTATGATTTCCATTGTTGTGGCAGCTATCTATGTGGCTCTTATCTTGTGGCTTACTTTTTCTTCTTATGGAATTTTGCGGGGTGTGAATGGTGGTTTGATGCATTCGCCTTTTATTGCCGGTATTTTGTTTTTGCTTTCTTTGGGAGCAGGTATTACGGGAATGGCTTATGGATTCAGTTCCGGACGGTATCGCACTGACAATGATGTGATTGAAGGACTTACGCAGCCAATGAAGCTTCTTGGAGTGTATTTCGTTATCGCTTTCTTCGCTGCGCAGATGTTTGCCTGTTTTGAATATTCCCATCTGGATAAATGTCTGGCGATTATGGGGGCTGACTTACTTTCTTCGTTTGAACCGGCTCCTTTGTCTGCTCTTGTTCTGTTTATTCTGTTTACGGCATTGATAAATCTGATTATGGTATCTGCTACCTCCAAATGGGCTTTTATGTCTTTTATCTTTATCCCGATGTTTGCACAGATGGGAATTGCTCCGGATATAGCACAATGTGCTTTCCGTATCGGAGATAGTTCGACGAATGCCATTACTCCTTTCTTATTCTATATGCCTCTGGTGCTTACCTATATGCGGCAATATGATAAGCAGATTACGTATGGTTCATTGCTGAAATATACTTGGAGATATTCATTAGGCATCCTGGTTGTCTGGACATTGCTGTTTATCGTTTGGTATTTGTTGAAAATACCGATGGGATTGTAG
- a CDS encoding DUF5932 domain-containing protein has product MEEQKFKVIIVEDVKLELKGTEEIFRHEIPNAEVIGTAMTESEFWPLMEAQLPDLVLLDLGLGGSTTIGVDICKNIFKRYKGVRVLIFTGEILNEKLWVDVLNAGADGIILKTGELLTKTDVQAVMDGKKLVFNYPILEKIVDRFKKSVANDAKRQEAVISYDIDEYDERFLRHLALGYTKEMIANLKGMPFGVKSLEKRQNDLIGRLFPNGERVGVNATRLAVRALELRIIDLDNLEPDEE; this is encoded by the coding sequence ATGGAAGAACAGAAGTTTAAAGTTATTATTGTAGAGGATGTAAAACTGGAGTTGAAAGGGACAGAAGAAATATTCCGTCATGAAATACCGAATGCAGAAGTGATCGGCACGGCAATGACGGAAAGTGAGTTTTGGCCGTTGATGGAGGCCCAGCTTCCCGATCTGGTATTGTTGGACTTAGGACTGGGAGGTTCTACGACCATTGGTGTTGATATTTGCAAGAATATATTCAAACGTTACAAAGGAGTTCGGGTATTGATCTTCACGGGTGAGATTCTGAACGAAAAGTTGTGGGTGGACGTATTGAATGCCGGTGCCGATGGAATCATCCTCAAAACGGGTGAGCTACTGACGAAAACAGATGTACAGGCTGTGATGGATGGAAAGAAATTGGTATTTAACTATCCGATTCTGGAAAAGATTGTAGATCGTTTCAAGAAATCGGTAGCCAATGATGCCAAGCGTCAGGAGGCTGTCATCAGTTATGATATTGATGAATACGATGAACGTTTTCTCCGTCATCTGGCTTTGGGTTATACGAAAGAGATGATTGCCAATCTGAAAGGAATGCCTTTTGGTGTGAAATCATTGGAGAAACGGCAGAATGATCTTATCGGACGTCTTTTTCCGAATGGAGAACGAGTGGGAGTGAATGCTACCCGGTTGGCAGTACGTGCATTGGAATTGCGTATTATTGATCTGGATAATCTGGAGCCTGACGAGGAGTAG